One region of Indicator indicator isolate 239-I01 chromosome 35, UM_Iind_1.1, whole genome shotgun sequence genomic DNA includes:
- the SMPD2 gene encoding sphingomyelin phosphodiesterase 2 — MKGDPPLQLRVFDLNCWGIRYLSKRRQERVELIGDTLRQEDFDLVLLQEVWSEQDYSNLKAKLGGCYPFSHYFRSGVIGSGLCIFSRFPILDTLLYQYSLNGYPYMLQHGDWFCGKSVGLVVMKISGILFNIYITHLHAEYCREKDAYLPHRLVQAWELAQFIRHTSKAADVVLLGGDLNMHPEDVGIRLLCGWTGLRDAFAEAMHFVGCEDGCTLIPKNRFTDKAELLPFPLGIRIDYILYKAISSFVVKCKELKTTTGTAPGMDIPFSDHEAVMATLHIKRQGQDAGDTLGTAEPMIADVVTEARTEVGVGLRAAQRQRYSTGRMAVLALLLLLVQATAALGTLMGLGTEQPFPKLSFSLLAFTAIGILLFATGLHLFHTMEVKMLLGTEEQMQMALRALQEHPQDS; from the exons ATGAAGGGAGATCCCCCCCTGCAGCTCCGTGTCTTTGACCTCAACTGCTG GGGCATCCGCTACCTGAGCAAGCGGCGGCAGGAGCGTGTGGAGCTCATCGGGGACACGCTGCGCCAGGAGGACTTCGACCTGGTGCTTCTCCAGGAG GTGTGGAGCGAGCAGGACTACAGCAACTTGAAGGCGAAGCTGGGAGGCTGCTACCCCTTCTCCCATTACTTCCGCAG TGGGGTGATAGGCAGTGGCCTCTGCATCTTCTCCAGGTTCCCCATCCTGGACACTCTCCTCTACCAGTACTCCCTGAACGGGTACCCTTACATG CTCCAGCATGGGGACTGGTTCTGCGGCAAGTCTGTTGGCCTTGTCGTCATGAAGATCTCTGGGATCCTCTTCAACATCTACATCACCCAT CTACATGCCGAGTACTGCCGGGAGAAGGATGCCTACCTGCCCCACCGCCTGGTGCAGGCCTGGGAGCTGGCCCAGTTCATACG ACACACCTCAAAGGCGGCGGacgtggtgctgctgggaggggacCTGAACATGCACCCTGAAGATGTGGGCATCCGGCTGCTGTGTGGGTGGACAGGGCTGCGGGATGCCTTTGCTGAGGCCATGCACTTTGTG ggctgtgaggatggcTGCACCCTCATCCCCAAGAACCGCTTCACTgacaaggcagagctgctgcccttcccGCTAGGCATCCGCATTGACTACATCCTCTACAAG GCCATCTCCAGCTTTGTAGTGAAGTGCAAAGAGCTGAAGACCACcacagggacagccccaggcaTGGACATCCCCTTCTCAGACCATGAAGCCGTGATGGCAACGCTGCACATCAAGAGGCAGGGACAGGATGCAGGTGACACCCTTGGCACAGCTG AGCCAATGATAGCAGACGTGGTGACAGAGGCACGGACAGAGGTGGGCGTGGGGCTGCGAGCAGCGCAGCGGCAGCGATACTCCACTGGCAGGATGGctgtgctggccctgctgctgctgctggtgcaggcaACAGCTGCACTGGGCACACTGATGGGGCTGGGCACTGAACAGCCCTTCCCCAAgctctccttctccctgctgGCCTTCACTGCCATTGGCATTCTCCTCTTTGCCACCGGTCTGCACCTCTTCCACACCATGGAGGTGAAgatgctgctgggcactgaggaGCAGATGCAGATGGCACTGCGGGCACTACAGGAGCATCCCCAAGACAGCTGA